One window of the Streptomyces asoensis genome contains the following:
- a CDS encoding helix-turn-helix domain-containing protein — protein MNDEEGGFAMGEGRRSAGRRSEIEVSTLPEVAALATELTLIFKSLDISQQQYAIRTNYDKSYVSRFLGGRRVATQEFIDRLLHEIGSHRQTSVTEETRARSSQLRNSALRVSA, from the coding sequence ATGAACGACGAGGAAGGGGGGTTTGCAATGGGGGAAGGTCGCAGGTCAGCGGGCCGCAGGTCTGAGATTGAGGTGAGTACTCTGCCGGAGGTTGCAGCTCTTGCAACCGAGTTGACCTTGATCTTCAAGAGTCTCGATATCAGCCAACAGCAATACGCAATCAGAACAAATTATGACAAAAGCTATGTTTCTCGCTTCCTCGGTGGCAGACGTGTAGCCACGCAAGAGTTCATCGATCGCCTGTTGCATGAAATTGGAAGCCATCGTCAAACATCCGTAACGGAGGAAACTCGTGCGCGCTCGAGTCAACTTCGCAACAGTGCCTTACGGGTATCAGCGTGA
- a CDS encoding tyrosine-type recombinase/integrase, which translates to MFAVRAALPERYRAMVDVGAGCGLRQGEVFGLAEDAIDADGQTLHVVRQIKHVDGHPVFALPKGGKKRDVPLPDSLAEALRAHMDVCKPVEITLPWDVPEGPKVSARLIFTAEQGGMVWRSNFNGKEWKPALADAGLIPPGADENGKYESAREHGMHALRHFYASALLDAGENIKAVSEYMGHADPGLTLRVYAHLMPESRERARRAIDSVFQRISQEAHGPQTAQ; encoded by the coding sequence GTGTTCGCTGTTCGAGCGGCCCTTCCGGAGCGGTACCGAGCGATGGTCGACGTCGGCGCCGGGTGCGGTCTGCGACAGGGCGAGGTGTTCGGGCTGGCTGAGGACGCCATCGACGCTGACGGGCAGACACTTCACGTGGTCCGGCAGATCAAGCACGTGGATGGGCACCCGGTGTTCGCTCTCCCCAAGGGCGGTAAGAAGCGGGACGTGCCGCTGCCTGACTCCCTGGCGGAGGCTCTCCGGGCGCACATGGATGTCTGCAAGCCGGTAGAGATCACGTTGCCCTGGGACGTGCCGGAGGGCCCGAAGGTGTCCGCCCGGCTGATCTTCACGGCTGAGCAAGGGGGCATGGTGTGGCGGAGCAACTTCAACGGCAAGGAGTGGAAACCCGCTCTCGCGGACGCGGGCCTCATCCCGCCGGGAGCGGATGAGAACGGGAAGTACGAGTCGGCGCGGGAGCACGGGATGCACGCCCTGCGGCACTTCTACGCCTCTGCGCTGTTGGACGCGGGCGAGAACATCAAGGCCGTCAGCGAGTACATGGGGCATGCCGATCCGGGGCTGACGCTGCGGGTGTACGCCCACCTGATGCCCGAGAGTCGCGAGCGTGCCCGTCGTGCCATCGACTCCGTGTTCCAGCGCATCTCTCAGGAAGCTCACGGCCCACAGACGGCCCAGTGA
- a CDS encoding DUF2617 family protein: MLTTLNTSYTDTRAADLAWALGREPLPALATLDLELSAAKLELRLLGASHQVLLEEEQGSCSETVACIPGSSTPLPLGVAKRIGDWEYEFAARVEVLSPGRFAGRAQELLALVSEHPHGLAGVFPGSPHAFTALLAHRSDGQVHWRTWHAYPQDGQLVATRTRVGVRVRTGDPGLSVSASAHGV, translated from the coding sequence ATGCTCACGACCCTGAACACCTCCTACACCGACACGCGCGCGGCCGATCTCGCCTGGGCCCTGGGGCGAGAGCCGCTGCCCGCCCTCGCCACGCTCGACCTCGAACTGTCCGCTGCCAAGCTGGAGCTGAGACTGCTCGGCGCATCGCACCAGGTGCTGCTCGAGGAGGAGCAGGGCTCTTGTTCCGAGACGGTGGCCTGCATCCCCGGCAGCAGCACCCCGCTCCCGCTGGGCGTCGCCAAGCGGATCGGCGACTGGGAGTACGAGTTCGCGGCGCGCGTCGAGGTGCTCTCGCCCGGCCGGTTCGCGGGCCGCGCCCAGGAACTCCTGGCCCTCGTCTCCGAGCACCCGCACGGCCTCGCCGGCGTCTTCCCCGGCAGCCCGCACGCCTTCACCGCCCTGCTCGCCCACCGCAGCGACGGCCAGGTGCACTGGCGCACCTGGCACGCCTACCCGCAGGACGGGCAGCTGGTCGCGACCAGGACGAGGGTGGGTGTCCGGGTCCGGACGGGCGATCCCGGCCTGTCCGTGAGCGCCTCCGCCCACGGAGTCTGA
- a CDS encoding polyamine aminopropyltransferase, protein MIEPHAPAPPGVRPDRKPPPQGLARLPVRPATGRFLVLACVFVCAACGLVYELELVALASYLMGDSVTQASVVLSVMVFAMGVGSLAAKRLRRFAAAGFGALETTLALVGGCSAMALYAVFAWTGDWGGVWAHGPRVLLVAFSLAIGVLIGAEVPLLMELIQRIRRQDAGGAVADLFAADYVGALVGGLAFPFLLLPFLGQLTSSLLTGGVNVVAGAALVLGLFRRDLTCRARCLLLVANIAVLGVLASAAVLVDDFERAARQAVYGDDVRVAVRTGVQEIVLTGGTDGRPLGLYQDGRLRFAGHDERRYHEALVQPAMSGPHARVLILGGGDGLAAREALDHPGVRRVDVVAFDPGLVRLARTDPGLSRLNDHAFGDPRVHVATEEAFQWLRGAPPATYDVIVADLPDPGMTASTKLYSQEFYGLARRALAPNGRLVVHAGPVAGRPRAFWTVDATMRAAGLRTAPYRVDGRDAGLTADPDRSTGGSRAPRDWGFVLATADTRPPLRLDRHEQPPRTLTQAELTADARAAEATRVTGLRPSTLVHPRY, encoded by the coding sequence GTGATCGAACCGCACGCGCCGGCCCCGCCCGGTGTCCGACCGGACCGGAAGCCGCCCCCGCAAGGGCTCGCGCGGCTCCCCGTCCGGCCGGCCACCGGGCGGTTCCTGGTCCTCGCGTGCGTCTTCGTCTGCGCGGCCTGCGGTCTCGTCTACGAACTGGAACTCGTCGCACTCGCCTCCTACTTGATGGGCGACTCCGTCACCCAGGCCTCCGTCGTGCTGTCCGTCATGGTCTTCGCGATGGGCGTCGGCTCGCTCGCCGCCAAACGGCTGCGCCGGTTCGCCGCGGCCGGCTTCGGCGCCCTGGAGACGACCCTCGCCCTGGTCGGCGGGTGCAGCGCCATGGCGCTCTACGCGGTGTTCGCCTGGACCGGCGACTGGGGCGGCGTGTGGGCCCATGGCCCCCGCGTGCTCCTCGTCGCGTTCTCCCTCGCCATCGGTGTGCTCATCGGCGCCGAGGTGCCCCTCCTCATGGAGCTCATCCAGCGCATCCGCCGCCAGGACGCGGGCGGCGCGGTGGCCGACCTGTTCGCCGCGGACTACGTGGGCGCGCTGGTCGGCGGCCTCGCCTTCCCCTTCCTGCTGCTGCCGTTCCTGGGCCAGCTGACCAGTTCCCTGCTGACCGGCGGGGTCAACGTCGTGGCTGGGGCCGCCCTGGTCCTGGGCCTCTTCCGCCGCGACCTCACCTGCCGGGCCCGCTGTCTCCTGCTCGTCGCCAACATCGCCGTCCTCGGCGTCCTCGCCTCCGCCGCCGTCCTCGTCGACGACTTCGAACGGGCGGCCCGGCAGGCGGTGTACGGCGACGACGTGCGCGTGGCGGTGCGGACCGGCGTCCAGGAGATCGTCCTCACCGGCGGCACCGACGGCCGGCCCCTCGGCCTCTACCAGGACGGCCGCCTCCGCTTCGCGGGCCACGACGAGCGGCGGTATCACGAGGCCCTGGTCCAGCCCGCGATGAGCGGCCCCCACGCGCGCGTGCTGATCCTCGGCGGCGGCGACGGCCTGGCCGCCCGCGAGGCCCTGGACCACCCCGGTGTGCGCCGCGTCGACGTCGTGGCGTTCGATCCCGGCCTGGTCCGGCTGGCCCGCACCGACCCGGGCCTGTCCCGCCTCAACGACCACGCCTTCGGCGACCCGCGCGTCCACGTCGCCACGGAGGAGGCCTTCCAGTGGCTGCGCGGGGCCCCTCCGGCGACGTACGACGTGATCGTCGCGGATCTGCCCGACCCCGGCATGACGGCGAGCACGAAGCTCTACTCCCAGGAGTTCTACGGCCTCGCCCGCCGGGCCCTCGCCCCGAACGGCCGCCTCGTCGTGCACGCCGGCCCGGTCGCCGGTAGGCCGCGCGCGTTCTGGACGGTCGACGCGACGATGCGCGCGGCGGGTCTGCGCACCGCCCCCTACCGCGTGGACGGCCGCGACGCCGGTCTCACCGCGGACCCCGACCGCAGCACCGGCGGCTCCCGGGCCCCCCGTGACTGGGGCTTCGTCCTGGCCACCGCCGACACCCGCCCGCCGCTGCGCCTCGACCGGCACGAGCAGCCGCCGCGCACCCTGACCCAGGCGGAGTTGACGGCGGACGCGCGGGCGGCGGAGGCGACCCGGGTGACGGGACTGCGGCCCTCGACGTTGGTGCATCCGCGGTACTGA
- a CDS encoding SRPBCC domain-containing protein, with protein sequence MEQEVFVPVPAERLRAALADPARVARAVPGLQQDAGTEPVAGRLKVRVGGHTITYRGAVRVSPREDGAYAVEGDATEVRGSGVVKPILTLWLREAEAGTTLRFEGTASADGRIAELPSEAVDAAVTRLLNRFAANLAVEAAEAAEAVDADAVDDAAEDAADDVDEVDDVDEADDVDAAPAPGAVFEAEVPPAGLEDLTGPGEPPAEAAHARRTMIGRSAEEVDHAPPRGRYAPVPAPQTVVPNSTLRWAAPAAALVVASAIVVGRALRRRG encoded by the coding sequence ATGGAGCAAGAGGTGTTCGTTCCGGTTCCGGCCGAGCGGTTGAGGGCGGCCCTCGCAGATCCGGCGCGGGTGGCCCGGGCGGTCCCCGGTCTCCAGCAGGACGCGGGCACCGAGCCCGTCGCGGGGCGGCTGAAGGTGCGGGTCGGCGGCCACACCATCACGTACCGGGGCGCCGTACGTGTCTCCCCGCGCGAGGACGGTGCGTACGCCGTGGAGGGCGACGCGACCGAGGTGCGCGGCAGCGGGGTGGTGAAACCGATCCTCACGCTGTGGCTGCGGGAGGCCGAAGCGGGCACGACGCTCCGCTTCGAGGGGACGGCGTCGGCGGACGGCCGGATCGCGGAGCTGCCGTCGGAGGCGGTGGACGCGGCGGTCACCCGGCTGCTGAACCGCTTCGCGGCGAACCTGGCCGTGGAGGCGGCGGAAGCCGCGGAAGCCGTGGATGCGGACGCCGTGGACGACGCCGCCGAGGACGCCGCCGACGATGTGGACGAGGTCGACGACGTGGACGAGGCCGATGACGTCGACGCGGCACCGGCTCCCGGGGCCGTCTTCGAGGCGGAGGTGCCGCCCGCCGGGCTCGAGGACCTCACGGGGCCCGGAGAGCCGCCCGCCGAGGCCGCGCACGCGCGCCGGACGATGATCGGGCGCAGCGCCGAAGAGGTGGACCACGCCCCGCCGCGCGGGCGCTACGCGCCGGTCCCGGCCCCGCAGACCGTCGTACCGAACAGCACGCTGCGGTGGGCCGCTCCGGCGGCCGCGCTGGTCGTGGCGTCGGCGATCGTGGTGGGCAGGGCACTGCGCCGACGCGGCTGA
- a CDS encoding aldose 1-epimerase produces the protein MSYEDITLTAGDAEVTVQPGNGGRVGGLRVGGLELLRQGDRFGCFPMVPWCGRIRDGRFRDGGAVRQMPLNAAPNAIHGTVRDGAWKVARRTTDEAVLTYDLVEPWPYPGRVTQVVTLTEDTLTLAMAVEAHGSSFPAQIGWHPWFNRNLGGPDDQDVRVSFEPAWQEERGDDHLPTGNRVEPKPGPWDDCFGMPGGVDVGLTWPGRLELKVTSPEEWVVVYDEQEAAVCVEPQTGPPDGLNTLPRLVTPLEPLEAGTTWQWTRL, from the coding sequence GTGAGTTACGAAGACATCACGCTGACCGCGGGCGACGCGGAGGTGACCGTGCAGCCGGGCAACGGCGGCCGGGTCGGTGGGCTGCGCGTCGGCGGCCTCGAACTGCTGCGCCAGGGAGACCGCTTCGGGTGCTTCCCGATGGTCCCCTGGTGCGGCAGGATCCGCGACGGTCGCTTCCGGGACGGCGGAGCCGTCCGCCAGATGCCGCTCAACGCCGCGCCCAACGCCATCCACGGCACCGTCCGCGACGGTGCCTGGAAGGTGGCGCGGCGGACCACCGACGAGGCCGTCCTGACGTACGACCTGGTGGAACCCTGGCCCTACCCCGGCCGGGTCACCCAGGTGGTCACGCTGACCGAGGACACCCTGACCCTCGCCATGGCCGTGGAGGCCCACGGCTCGTCCTTCCCGGCGCAGATCGGCTGGCACCCCTGGTTCAACCGCAACCTGGGCGGCCCGGACGACCAGGACGTGCGGGTCTCCTTCGAACCCGCGTGGCAGGAGGAGCGTGGCGACGACCATCTGCCGACCGGCAACCGCGTCGAGCCGAAGCCCGGCCCCTGGGACGACTGCTTCGGCATGCCCGGCGGTGTCGACGTCGGCCTCACCTGGCCGGGCCGGCTGGAGCTGAAGGTGACCAGCCCCGAGGAGTGGGTCGTCGTCTACGACGAGCAGGAGGCGGCCGTGTGCGTGGAGCCGCAGACCGGCCCGCCCGACGGCCTGAACACGCTCCCGCGCCTGGTCACGCCCCTGGAGCCGCTGGAGGCCGGCACCACCTGGCAGTGGACCCGGCTCTGA
- the pyrE gene encoding orotate phosphoribosyltransferase, protein MTDVDEVMPPGARGVLLQQIKDKAVVHGKVTLSSGLEADYYIDLRRVTLDGEAAPLVGQVLLDLTAELDFDAVGGLTMGADPVAGAMLHAAAARGRRLDAFVVRKAAKAHGLQRRVEGPDIKGRRVLVVEDTSTTGGSPLAAVEAVREAGAEVVAVATIVDRATGADEKIREGAGVPYLFAFSKDELGLD, encoded by the coding sequence ATGACGGACGTAGACGAAGTAATGCCGCCAGGCGCACGTGGCGTGCTGCTTCAGCAGATCAAGGACAAGGCCGTGGTGCACGGCAAGGTGACCCTGTCGTCGGGTCTGGAGGCGGACTACTACATCGACCTCCGCCGCGTCACCCTCGACGGGGAGGCCGCTCCGCTGGTCGGGCAGGTGCTGCTCGACCTGACCGCGGAGCTCGACTTCGACGCGGTGGGCGGTCTGACCATGGGCGCCGACCCGGTGGCCGGCGCCATGCTGCACGCGGCCGCCGCGCGCGGCCGGCGGCTGGACGCCTTCGTCGTCCGCAAGGCGGCGAAGGCGCACGGGCTCCAGCGGCGGGTCGAGGGCCCGGACATCAAGGGCCGGCGCGTCCTGGTCGTCGAGGACACCTCCACCACCGGCGGCTCGCCGCTCGCCGCGGTGGAGGCCGTCCGCGAGGCGGGCGCCGAGGTCGTGGCCGTGGCGACGATCGTGGACCGGGCGACCGGCGCCGACGAGAAGATCCGCGAGGGCGCGGGCGTGCCGTACCTGTTCGCCTTCTCGAAGGATGAACTGGGTCTGGACTGA
- the fbaA gene encoding class II fructose-bisphosphate aldolase, protein MPIATPEVYNEMLDRAKAGKFAYPAINVTSSQTLHAALRGFAEAESDGIVQITTGGAEFAGGQYSKDMVTGALALAEFAHIVAEKYPVTVALHTDHCPKDKLDGFVRPLLAISEERVKAGRNPLFQSHMWDGSAETLADNLTVAQELLARTAAAKIILEVEITPTGGEEDGVSHEINDSLYTTVDDAVRTVEALGLGDKGRYLLAASFGNVHGVYKPGNVVLRPDLLKELNEGIAAKYGKPAGSQPFDFVFHGGSGSTPEEIATALENGVVKMNIDTDTQYAFTRPVADHMLRNYDGVLKVDGEVGSKKTYDPRTWGKLAEAGMAARVLEATQHLRSAGQKIK, encoded by the coding sequence ATGCCCATCGCAACCCCCGAGGTCTACAACGAGATGCTCGACCGGGCGAAGGCAGGCAAGTTCGCCTACCCGGCCATCAACGTGACCTCGAGCCAGACCCTGCACGCGGCACTGCGCGGCTTCGCGGAGGCGGAGAGCGACGGCATCGTCCAGATCACGACGGGTGGCGCCGAGTTCGCGGGCGGCCAGTACAGCAAGGACATGGTGACGGGCGCGCTGGCCCTCGCCGAGTTCGCGCACATCGTCGCCGAGAAGTACCCGGTCACCGTCGCGCTGCACACGGACCACTGCCCGAAGGACAAGCTCGACGGGTTCGTCCGTCCGCTGCTCGCGATCTCCGAGGAGCGCGTGAAGGCCGGCCGCAACCCGCTCTTCCAGTCCCACATGTGGGACGGCTCGGCCGAGACCCTCGCCGACAACCTCACCGTCGCGCAGGAGCTGCTCGCCCGCACCGCCGCCGCGAAGATCATCCTCGAGGTGGAGATCACCCCGACGGGCGGCGAGGAGGACGGCGTCTCGCACGAGATCAACGACTCGCTGTACACGACGGTCGACGACGCGGTGCGCACCGTCGAGGCGCTGGGTCTGGGCGACAAGGGCCGCTACCTGCTGGCCGCGTCCTTCGGCAACGTCCACGGCGTGTACAAGCCGGGCAACGTCGTGCTCCGCCCCGACCTGCTCAAGGAGCTGAACGAGGGCATCGCCGCGAAGTACGGCAAGCCGGCCGGCTCCCAGCCGTTCGACTTCGTCTTCCACGGCGGTTCCGGCTCCACCCCGGAGGAGATCGCGACCGCGCTGGAGAACGGCGTCGTCAAGATGAACATCGACACGGACACGCAGTACGCCTTCACGCGTCCCGTCGCCGACCACATGCTCCGCAACTACGACGGCGTCCTGAAGGTCGACGGCGAGGTCGGCTCCAAGAAGACCTACGACCCGCGGACCTGGGGCAAGCTGGCCGAGGCGGGCATGGCCGCGCGGGTCCTCGAGGCCACGCAGCACCTGCGTTCGGCGGGCCAGAAGATCAAGTAA
- a CDS encoding MFS transporter, with product MPDVRLASPQGKWILLTTVLGSSMALLDSTVVNVALPRIGRDLDADLAALQWTVNAYLLTLAGLILLGGSLGDHYGRRKVFVVGVVWFAVASLLCGLAPNTGVLVAARALQGVGGALLTPGSLALIQASFHPDDRGRAVGLWSGFGGMGAAVGPFLGGWLVDGPGWRWVFLLNVPLAVVCVPVALRHVPESDGRPVRPSAAGSATESVTGGAAGRPHGRFDVLGAFLGALALALVTYALIEARSGPVGVVTGAAVAGLVAGVAFVGVERRHPDPMLPLDIFASRQFTAVNLVTLCVYAAFGGFFFLSAVQLQVVAGWSALGAGTALLPTTVLMLLLSARSGELAERIGPRIPLTVGPLLCAAGMLLMLRVGPGASYAADVLPAVLVLGFGMVALVAPLTATVLASVDVARAGVASGVNNAAARAAGLVAVAALPLLTGMSSEAYRSATAFDEAFQRAMVLCAGVLVVGAVVAFTTVRRPAPDCRRPECRTHGSVLAPPLEGERTKGRLS from the coding sequence ATGCCTGACGTCCGGTTGGCCTCGCCGCAGGGCAAGTGGATCCTGCTCACCACCGTGCTCGGCTCCAGCATGGCCCTGCTGGACTCGACCGTCGTCAATGTCGCCCTGCCGCGCATCGGCCGCGACCTGGACGCCGACCTGGCCGCCCTCCAGTGGACCGTCAACGCGTATCTGCTGACGCTGGCCGGGCTGATCCTGCTCGGCGGCTCCCTGGGCGACCACTACGGGCGGCGCAAGGTGTTCGTGGTCGGGGTGGTGTGGTTCGCCGTCGCCTCGCTGCTGTGCGGGCTCGCCCCGAACACGGGCGTGCTGGTCGCCGCCCGGGCGTTGCAGGGGGTCGGCGGCGCGCTCCTCACACCCGGTTCCCTCGCGCTCATCCAGGCCTCCTTCCACCCTGACGACCGGGGGCGGGCGGTGGGCCTGTGGTCCGGGTTCGGTGGCATGGGGGCGGCCGTGGGGCCGTTCCTGGGCGGCTGGCTGGTGGACGGTCCGGGCTGGCGGTGGGTGTTCCTGCTGAACGTGCCGCTGGCGGTGGTGTGCGTGCCGGTGGCGTTGCGGCACGTACCGGAGTCGGACGGGCGGCCCGTCCGCCCCAGCGCGGCCGGGAGCGCGACCGAGAGCGTGACCGGGGGCGCGGCAGGGCGTCCGCACGGGCGCTTCGACGTGCTGGGCGCCTTCCTGGGCGCGCTGGCGCTCGCCCTCGTCACCTACGCGCTGATCGAGGCCCGGAGCGGACCCGTAGGGGTCGTCACGGGGGCGGCGGTCGCGGGACTGGTCGCCGGGGTCGCCTTCGTCGGGGTGGAGCGCCGCCACCCGGACCCGATGCTGCCGCTCGACATTTTCGCGTCCCGCCAGTTCACGGCCGTCAACCTGGTCACCCTGTGCGTGTACGCGGCCTTCGGCGGGTTCTTCTTCCTGTCCGCGGTCCAGCTCCAGGTCGTGGCCGGCTGGTCCGCCCTCGGCGCGGGCACCGCGCTGCTGCCGACGACCGTGCTGATGCTGCTGCTGTCCGCCCGCTCCGGCGAACTGGCCGAGCGCATCGGGCCGCGGATCCCGCTCACCGTCGGCCCGCTGCTGTGCGCCGCCGGGATGCTCCTGATGCTGCGTGTCGGGCCCGGCGCGTCCTACGCCGCCGACGTCCTGCCCGCCGTCCTGGTGCTGGGCTTCGGCATGGTCGCGCTGGTCGCCCCGCTCACCGCGACCGTGCTGGCCTCCGTGGACGTAGCTCGGGCCGGGGTGGCCAGCGGCGTCAACAACGCGGCGGCCCGCGCGGCCGGTCTCGTCGCCGTGGCCGCGCTGCCCCTGCTGACCGGGATGAGCTCGGAGGCGTACCGCTCGGCCACCGCCTTCGACGAGGCGTTCCAGCGGGCCATGGTGCTGTGCGCGGGGGTGCTGGTGGTGGGCGCGGTGGTCGCCTTCACGACGGTGCGCCGCCCGGCCCCGGACTGCCGCAGGCCGGAGTGCAGGACGCACGGGAGCGTGCTGGCACCGCCTCTCGAGGGGGAGCGGACGAAGGGCCGGCTGTCCTAG
- a CDS encoding DUF3151 domain-containing protein has product MSIHENLLGGPPPTHLPDDPEPRELLANGTAPADVAAKYPTSSLAWAQLADDAFERGSVVESYAYARTGYHRGLDSLRRNGWKGHGPVPWEHEPNRGFLRALHGLARAAQAIGEQAEWERCSQFLKDSSPTAAQTLG; this is encoded by the coding sequence ATGTCCATTCATGAAAACCTCCTCGGGGGACCGCCCCCGACCCACCTCCCCGACGACCCCGAGCCGCGCGAGCTCCTCGCGAACGGCACGGCGCCCGCCGACGTCGCCGCGAAGTACCCGACGTCCTCGCTGGCCTGGGCCCAGCTCGCCGACGACGCGTTCGAGCGGGGCAGCGTGGTGGAGTCGTACGCGTACGCCCGTACGGGGTACCACCGCGGCCTGGACAGCCTGCGCCGCAACGGCTGGAAGGGCCACGGCCCGGTGCCGTGGGAGCACGAGCCGAACCGCGGGTTCCTGCGCGCCCTGCACGGCCTCGCCCGCGCCGCGCAGGCGATCGGCGAGCAGGCGGAGTGGGAGCGCTGCTCGCAGTTCCTCAAGGACTCCTCGCCGACGGCGGCCCAGACCCTGGGATAG
- a CDS encoding tryptophan 2,3-dioxygenase family protein: protein MSQQAQPQEASEPETPHLDFAGTTPYEDYVKADVLTHLQHTLSDDPGEMVFLVTTQVMELWFTVIVHEWETAAQALRQDRVPVAIDALKRSVRELDALNASWRPLGQLTPAQFNSYRSALGEGSGFQSAMYRRMEFLLGEKSASMLVPHRGAPRVHAELEKALHEPSLYDEVLRLLARRGHAIPSAVLERDISRRYEPSAEVESVWTAVYAGDAGDEIARLGEALTDVAELVWRWRNDHLVATRRAMGAKAGTGGSAGVAWLEKRAQKNVFPELWTARSHV from the coding sequence ATGTCCCAGCAGGCTCAGCCCCAAGAGGCTTCGGAGCCCGAGACCCCGCATCTCGACTTCGCCGGCACGACGCCGTACGAGGACTACGTCAAGGCGGACGTGCTCACCCACCTCCAGCACACCCTCTCCGACGATCCCGGAGAGATGGTCTTCCTGGTCACCACCCAGGTCATGGAGCTGTGGTTCACGGTCATCGTGCACGAGTGGGAGACCGCCGCGCAGGCGCTCCGCCAGGACCGGGTGCCGGTGGCGATCGACGCGCTGAAGCGTTCCGTCCGAGAACTGGACGCCCTGAACGCGTCCTGGCGGCCGCTCGGGCAGCTGACCCCGGCGCAGTTCAACTCGTACCGCTCCGCGCTCGGCGAGGGCTCCGGCTTCCAGTCGGCGATGTACCGCCGCATGGAGTTCCTGCTCGGTGAGAAGTCCGCGTCCATGCTGGTCCCGCACCGCGGCGCGCCCCGCGTCCACGCGGAGCTGGAGAAGGCGCTGCACGAGCCGAGCCTGTACGACGAGGTGCTGCGGCTGCTGGCCCGGCGCGGTCACGCGATCCCGTCGGCCGTCCTGGAGCGGGACATCTCGCGGCGGTACGAGCCCTCGGCGGAGGTCGAGTCGGTCTGGACGGCCGTGTACGCGGGTGACGCGGGTGACGAGATCGCGCGCCTCGGCGAGGCCCTGACGGACGTCGCCGAGCTGGTGTGGCGCTGGCGCAACGACCACCTCGTCGCCACCCGCCGCGCGATGGGCGCGAAGGCCGGCACGGGCGGCTCGGCCGGCGTGGCCTGGCTGGAGAAGCGCGCGCAGAAGAACGTGTTCCCCGAGCTGTGGACGGCCAGGTCCCATGTCTGA
- the kynU gene encoding kynureninase produces the protein MSERPGFEQLAFRAKELDGGDELAGKRAQFLLDDGVYLDGNSLGALPRSVPGHVEDVVRRQWGALKIRSWDESGWWTAPERIGDRIAPLVGAAAGQIVVGDSTSVNVFKALVGAVRLVDGARDEILVDATTFPTDGYIAESAARLTGRTLRAVTPGEVPAALSERTAAVLLNHVDYRTGRLHDLPSLTAAVHAAGAIAVWDLCHSAGALPVGLDEHGVDLAVGCTYKYLNGGPGSPAYLYVRGGLQDRFDSPLPGWNSHAEPFGMREAYEPAAGAPRGRVGTPDILSMLALEAALEVWDGVSVEAVRAKSLALTDFFLECVAAYVPEGRVESLTPVRHEERGSQVALRCEEAGEVMKRLIGRGVVGDFRRPDVLRFGFTPLYVGFADVERAARVLAEELR, from the coding sequence ATGTCTGAGCGCCCCGGCTTCGAGCAACTCGCCTTCAGGGCGAAGGAGTTGGACGGCGGCGACGAACTGGCGGGCAAGCGCGCCCAGTTCCTCCTCGACGACGGCGTCTACCTCGACGGCAACTCGCTGGGCGCGCTGCCGCGGTCCGTCCCCGGGCACGTGGAGGACGTCGTACGGCGCCAGTGGGGCGCGCTGAAGATCCGCTCCTGGGACGAGAGCGGCTGGTGGACGGCGCCCGAGCGGATCGGTGACCGGATCGCCCCGCTGGTGGGCGCGGCGGCCGGGCAGATCGTGGTCGGCGACTCGACAAGTGTCAACGTCTTCAAGGCACTTGTGGGAGCGGTACGCCTGGTGGACGGCGCCCGGGACGAGATCCTCGTCGACGCGACGACCTTCCCCACGGACGGCTACATCGCCGAGTCCGCGGCCCGTCTCACCGGCCGCACCCTGCGTGCGGTGACACCGGGCGAGGTACCGGCGGCGCTGTCGGAGCGTACGGCCGCCGTGCTGCTCAACCACGTCGACTACCGCACCGGGCGGCTGCACGACCTGCCGTCGCTCACCGCCGCCGTGCACGCGGCGGGCGCGATCGCCGTCTGGGACCTGTGCCACAGCGCGGGCGCCCTGCCCGTCGGTCTCGACGAGCACGGCGTGGACCTCGCGGTCGGCTGCACCTACAAGTACCTGAACGGCGGACCGGGTTCGCCGGCGTACCTGTACGTCCGCGGCGGCCTCCAGGACCGTTTCGACTCACCGCTGCCCGGCTGGAACTCGCACGCCGAGCCCTTCGGCATGCGGGAGGCGTACGAGCCGGCGGCGGGTGCCCCGCGCGGGCGGGTCGGCACCCCGGACATCCTGTCGATGCTCGCCCTGGAGGCGGCACTCGAGGTCTGGGACGGGGTCTCGGTCGAGGCGGTGCGGGCGAAGTCGCTGGCCCTGACGGACTTCTTCCTGGAATGCGTCGCCGCGTACGTCCCCGAGGGGCGGGTCGAGTCGCTGACTCCGGTGCGTCACGAGGAGCGCGGCAGCCAGGTGGCGCTGCGCTGCGAGGAGGCCGGCGAGGTCATGAAACGGCTGATCGGGCGCGGGGTCGTCGGCGACTTCCGCCGCCCGGACGTCCTGCGCTTCGGCTTCACCCCGCTGTACGTCGGATTCGCGGACGTGGAGCGGGCGGCGCGGGTGCTGGCGGAGGAACTGCGCTGA